Proteins from one Desulfonema limicola genomic window:
- a CDS encoding response regulator produces the protein MERSNLLIVDDRPENLLVLESILECQDINIVKALSGNEALRLVMQYDFALILMDVQMPEMDGFETAELMRGSKKTRHIPIIFVTAISKEKKNIFKGYEAGAVDYLFKPVEPEILKSKVDVFLDLYKQKKELEQAKIQLQTAKEKAEKECKISEEANRKIMDSIQYATIIQKSMLPNLDEIRYYLPDSFFLWQPRDIVGGDIFHAEYLDDGIVIAVIDCTGHGVPGAFMTMIASSAMRRITRTEKCHDPAEILKWLNFIIKTSLQQDTEYALSDDGLDAAICFAKPQEKIITFAGAHLPLYYVYKNEINVIKGDRQSIGYKRSDLNFNYTNHSIKLEKNMCFYLASDGFADQLGGERELRFGTGRFRKLLLTTALNPFDRQKDMLLQAFYEYKGNHENVDDVTIAGFGFDTPGKKDRRKGIPDNRECFIERRRSRKNAELQIN, from the coding sequence ATGGAAAGATCAAACCTGCTTATAGTTGATGACCGTCCTGAAAACCTTCTTGTACTGGAAAGTATCCTGGAATGCCAGGATATTAACATTGTCAAAGCATTGTCAGGAAATGAGGCGCTCCGCCTTGTTATGCAGTATGATTTTGCTCTTATTCTAATGGATGTACAAATGCCGGAAATGGACGGATTTGAAACCGCAGAGCTGATGCGGGGCAGTAAAAAAACAAGGCATATTCCCATAATATTTGTAACAGCTATCAGCAAAGAGAAAAAAAATATTTTCAAAGGCTATGAAGCCGGTGCTGTTGATTATCTTTTTAAACCGGTTGAACCTGAAATTTTAAAAAGCAAGGTTGATGTTTTTTTAGATCTTTACAAACAGAAAAAGGAGCTTGAACAGGCAAAGATTCAACTGCAAACAGCCAAGGAAAAAGCGGAAAAAGAATGCAAAATATCAGAAGAAGCCAACAGAAAAATTATGGACAGCATTCAATATGCAACAATAATACAAAAATCCATGCTCCCAAACCTTGATGAAATTAGATATTATCTGCCGGACAGTTTTTTTCTCTGGCAGCCAAGAGATATTGTAGGAGGTGATATTTTCCATGCCGAATATCTGGATGACGGTATTGTTATTGCCGTGATAGACTGCACCGGCCACGGAGTTCCGGGCGCATTTATGACCATGATTGCTTCATCTGCCATGCGGAGAATCACCAGGACGGAAAAGTGCCATGATCCTGCCGAAATATTGAAATGGCTCAACTTTATAATAAAAACATCTCTTCAGCAGGATACAGAATATGCACTCTCAGATGACGGTCTTGATGCTGCAATCTGCTTTGCAAAGCCCCAGGAAAAAATTATAACCTTTGCAGGGGCACACCTGCCTTTGTACTATGTTTATAAAAATGAAATCAATGTTATTAAAGGTGACAGGCAGAGTATTGGCTATAAAAGATCCGATTTGAATTTTAACTATACGAATCATTCAATAAAACTTGAAAAAAACATGTGCTTTTACCTTGCAAGCGACGGTTTTGCAGACCAGCTTGGAGGTGAGCGGGAACTGCGTTTCGGAACCGGACGTTTCAGAAAACTGCTTTTAACAACCGCATTGAATCCATTTGACAGACAAAAGGATATGCTTTTACAGGCATTTTATGAATACAAAGGAAATCATGAAAATGTTGATGATGTAACAATAGCAGGATTTGGTTTTGATACCCCTGGAAAAAAAGACAGGAGAAAAGGAATACCTGACAATAGAGAGTGTTTTATTGAAAGAAGACGAAGCAGGAAAAATGCAGAATTACAGATTAACTGA
- a CDS encoding response regulator, producing MKTSKKLLLVDDEDGIRRVLAISLADMGYDVKTAENGSDALEKFKQIEPDIVLTDIKMPVMGGIDLLKKIKQDNPDTEVIMITGHGDIDLAIQSLKYEATDFVTKPINDDVLEIALKRAEERITMRQKLREYTENLEKLVEEKSRKIVAAEKMASVGETVAGLSHSIKNIASGLKGGAFVLEKGIELDNKEYLNQGWEMLRGNVDKITRLSLDLLDYAKTAKMDFSLCDPNVPLQEVADLMTHRAASHGICLDVCTDKNLENVYVDSEAIHRCLLNLVSNAIDACREQGCMEKRIITLKILRTNNHGIQYQVEDTCCGMEKEVQENLFQRFFTTKGSKGTGIGLMLTKKIIDEHKGTISVKSEKGKGSVFNIHLPGIIPDPDRDLKQDQNKNPENG from the coding sequence ATGAAAACAAGTAAAAAATTATTATTGGTTGATGATGAAGATGGGATCCGCAGGGTTTTGGCAATATCTTTAGCTGATATGGGATATGATGTTAAAACTGCTGAAAACGGGTCTGATGCTTTGGAAAAATTTAAGCAGATTGAACCTGACATAGTACTGACAGATATAAAAATGCCGGTCATGGGCGGGATTGATCTGCTGAAAAAGATAAAACAGGATAATCCTGACACTGAAGTTATAATGATAACAGGTCATGGAGATATTGATCTGGCTATTCAGAGCCTTAAATATGAAGCAACAGATTTTGTTACAAAACCCATTAATGATGATGTTCTTGAGATTGCTTTAAAACGTGCTGAAGAACGGATTACCATGCGCCAGAAGCTCAGGGAATATACAGAAAACCTGGAAAAGCTTGTTGAAGAAAAAAGCAGAAAGATTGTTGCTGCTGAAAAAATGGCATCTGTTGGTGAAACTGTTGCAGGGCTTTCACATTCAATAAAAAATATTGCCAGCGGTCTTAAAGGCGGAGCCTTTGTTCTGGAAAAGGGCATAGAGCTGGATAATAAGGAATATCTGAATCAGGGATGGGAGATGCTCAGGGGAAATGTTGACAAGATTACAAGATTATCCCTTGATCTTCTGGATTATGCTAAAACTGCTAAAATGGATTTCAGCCTTTGCGATCCTAATGTTCCTTTACAGGAAGTAGCTGATCTTATGACTCATCGTGCAGCAAGCCATGGTATATGCCTGGATGTCTGCACTGATAAAAACCTTGAAAATGTTTATGTGGATTCAGAAGCCATTCACCGCTGCCTGCTTAATCTTGTTTCCAATGCTATTGATGCATGCAGGGAGCAGGGATGTATGGAAAAAAGGATTATAACCTTAAAAATATTGAGAACAAATAACCATGGGATTCAATACCAGGTGGAAGACACCTGCTGCGGCATGGAAAAAGAGGTACAGGAAAATCTTTTTCAAAGATTTTTTACTACCAAAGGAAGCAAGGGAACCGGTATCGGCCTTATGCTGACTAAAAAAATTATTGATGAACATAAGGGCACCATAAGTGTAAAATCAGAAAAAGGCAAAGGTTCTGTTTTTAATATACATCTGCCTGGAATAATACCTGATCCTGATCGGGATTTAAAACAGGATCAAAATAAAAACCCTGAAAATGGATAA
- a CDS encoding SiaB family protein kinase — protein sequence MLKDVYDYLKGLGGHGIFFCFTGYISQSLLTDFGDILEKKMAKDNARKTMVLRVFYMVVEKAQNILRYSAEKIEMGDETLSFGLIAVGKEDNSYFVLSGNLIHNDKVEKLRKKLTKIQEMSKEELKKIYKKQIRAVPVEGSQGSGIGLIDIARKAGRPIEFDFEKINDEISYFSIKTIL from the coding sequence ATGTTAAAAGATGTATATGATTATTTAAAAGGGCTTGGGGGACACGGAATATTTTTCTGCTTTACCGGTTATATATCCCAATCCCTGTTAACTGATTTCGGGGATATACTGGAAAAGAAAATGGCAAAGGATAATGCAAGAAAAACAATGGTTCTCCGCGTTTTTTACATGGTAGTGGAAAAGGCCCAGAACATCCTTCGCTATTCTGCTGAAAAAATTGAGATGGGGGATGAAACATTAAGCTTTGGACTGATTGCAGTGGGTAAAGAAGATAATTCATATTTTGTACTGAGCGGAAACTTGATTCATAATGATAAAGTTGAAAAGCTTCGAAAAAAACTGACAAAAATACAGGAAATGAGCAAAGAGGAGCTTAAAAAGATTTATAAAAAACAGATCAGGGCTGTTCCGGTTGAAGGAAGCCAAGGATCGGGAATCGGACTTATTGATATTGCACGAAAAGCAGGCAGACCCATTGAATTTGATTTTGAAAAGATCAATGATGAAATTTCCTATTTCTCTATAAAAACTATATTATAG
- a CDS encoding sigma 54-interacting transcriptional regulator, with the protein MDKVLTPYIRLASIFDFLSIGSIILAKDRKIVSMNETARMLTETTHEKVEGKFCHEVFSEHFCTGKCLFDEAVQKGRDALTDEIEINDMGHKYHLTKIAFPVYDTEQNPYGCIEVIQDHSAFRDLMERIRYEGHKMKMILDNLDLGVLTVDRNGYVTFFNAAAEAVTQYTRQDVLGKSCASIFGTKKFDEQLPLHETIKYGTTLSRQEGKIITKQGQAVPIRANYMALKNETDRIIGGLATLSDLSLMYQFNSEINARYTFYDMVGRAPSMQKIFDILPVISESDATVLIEGATGTGKDIMAKVIHNASKRAGRPLVKVNCAALPDNLLESEMFGYVKGAFTGADRDKTGRFQEADGGTIFLDEIGDLPLSLQAKLLTVLEDKEFYPLGSRKTTKVDVRIISATNLGLEQQVQEKQFREDLFYRLNVMRLELPALKDRKEDLPILISHILKRLCAKKNVHMERISEQAMETLLNHDYPGNIRELENILEHALIICQEDIIEQKHLPLSLRNRSISKPLSIPGLEKTQDNNLFYKSPEKQEIIKTLEKYNWHKGQTARALNINRSTLWRKMKKFGIFLKS; encoded by the coding sequence ATGGATAAAGTTCTTACACCATATATTCGTCTTGCTTCAATCTTTGATTTTCTTTCCATAGGAAGCATTATCCTGGCTAAGGACCGTAAAATAGTTTCAATGAATGAAACAGCTCGAATGCTTACCGAGACTACCCATGAAAAGGTTGAAGGTAAATTCTGCCATGAGGTTTTCAGCGAGCATTTCTGTACAGGCAAATGCCTGTTTGACGAAGCTGTTCAAAAGGGCCGGGATGCACTTACAGATGAGATTGAAATCAATGATATGGGCCATAAATATCATCTGACCAAGATTGCCTTTCCTGTATATGACACAGAGCAAAATCCTTATGGATGTATTGAAGTAATACAGGATCATTCTGCATTTCGGGATCTTATGGAGCGTATCCGCTATGAAGGCCATAAGATGAAGATGATTTTGGATAATCTTGATCTTGGGGTACTGACTGTTGACCGTAATGGATATGTTACATTTTTTAATGCAGCAGCAGAAGCTGTTACCCAATATACAAGGCAGGATGTTTTAGGTAAGTCATGTGCTTCAATTTTTGGAACAAAAAAATTTGATGAACAGCTTCCCCTGCATGAAACAATAAAATACGGGACAACCCTTTCACGCCAGGAAGGAAAAATAATTACAAAACAAGGCCAGGCTGTTCCCATACGCGCCAATTATATGGCTTTAAAAAATGAAACAGACAGGATTATCGGAGGTCTTGCCACACTTTCTGATCTTTCCCTGATGTATCAGTTTAACAGTGAGATAAATGCAAGATACACATTTTACGATATGGTGGGCAGGGCACCCTCAATGCAGAAGATATTTGATATTCTTCCTGTTATTTCCGAAAGTGATGCCACTGTTCTTATTGAAGGAGCGACTGGAACAGGAAAAGATATTATGGCAAAGGTAATCCACAATGCAAGCAAACGGGCAGGCAGGCCCCTTGTTAAGGTCAATTGTGCCGCTCTTCCTGACAATCTTCTGGAATCTGAGATGTTTGGATATGTAAAAGGAGCTTTTACAGGTGCAGACAGGGATAAAACAGGACGCTTTCAGGAAGCTGACGGGGGCACAATATTTTTAGATGAGATCGGCGATCTTCCTTTATCGCTCCAGGCAAAGCTTTTAACAGTTCTTGAAGACAAGGAATTTTATCCCCTGGGAAGCAGAAAAACCACAAAAGTAGATGTAAGGATAATCTCTGCAACAAACCTGGGGCTTGAGCAGCAGGTACAAGAAAAACAATTCAGGGAAGACCTTTTTTACAGGCTCAATGTCATGAGACTGGAACTGCCTGCACTTAAAGACCGAAAAGAGGATCTTCCGATTTTGATTTCCCATATTCTTAAACGCCTTTGTGCAAAAAAAAATGTTCATATGGAACGAATATCTGAACAAGCCATGGAAACACTTTTAAACCATGATTATCCAGGTAATATAAGGGAACTTGAAAATATTTTAGAACATGCACTGATTATATGCCAGGAAGATATAATAGAGCAGAAACATCTGCCTTTGTCACTTAGAAACCGGTCAATCAGCAAACCTTTGTCAATACCCGGGCTGGAAAAAACTCAAGACAATAATCTTTTTTATAAATCCCCTGAAAAACAGGAGATTATTAAAACCCTTGAAAAATATAACTGGCACAAAGGACAAACTGCCAGGGCTTTGAATATAAACCGTTCAACCCTGTGGCGGAAGATGAAAAAATTTGGTATATTTTTAAAATCCTGA
- a CDS encoding N-acetyltransferase encodes MKYRKATIEDIKSIHALLHKYQHQGDLIPRSLSELYGCVRDFSVAIEPGTNKIIACCALQFCWEDLAEVRSLVVETEHRQKKTASKLVEICLNEAVNFGMTKIFALTFKPDFFQKFGFTLIDRSELPIKIWADCMHCVKFPDCEGIAMMKALD; translated from the coding sequence ATGAAATATAGAAAAGCAACTATTGAAGACATAAAATCTATTCACGCACTTTTACATAAATACCAGCACCAGGGAGATCTTATCCCAAGATCTTTAAGTGAATTATATGGCTGTGTCAGGGATTTTTCAGTTGCCATAGAACCCGGGACAAATAAAATCATTGCCTGCTGCGCTCTTCAATTCTGCTGGGAGGATCTGGCTGAAGTCCGGTCTCTGGTGGTTGAAACTGAACACCGCCAGAAAAAAACAGCCTCAAAGCTTGTGGAAATCTGCCTGAATGAAGCTGTAAATTTTGGTATGACAAAAATCTTTGCACTTACATTTAAGCCGGATTTTTTTCAGAAATTTGGTTTTACCCTTATTGACAGGTCAGAACTGCCCATCAAGATATGGGCAGATTGTATGCATTGCGTTAAATTTCCAGATTGCGAAGGCATTGCCATGATGAAAGCTCTGGATTAG
- a CDS encoding MaoC/PaaZ C-terminal domain-containing protein, with protein MPLNLDALNKNIEPVTKDYNWKDAVLYALGVGAGFDDLDYCYEKHLKIIPSFSAAMIIDFFFHAALKAEINLAGLLHGEQKLIFHAPIPAEGRLTTKGCISNYYDKGKDKGALVIAESDTFHSNGQKLFTSIMTLFARLDGGFGGENAPKQEVVFPDKEPDFISQAFPSPDQPLLYRLSGDLFDLHVDPGFAEKAGFEMPIMHGLCTHGYACRALVKNLIPGRPEKLKQMSCRFSKPLYPGIPIKTLIWITAPGKAVWRTINSQTQDIVIDQGTAEYEPV; from the coding sequence ATGCCTCTTAATCTGGATGCACTAAACAAAAATATTGAACCTGTTACAAAAGATTATAACTGGAAAGATGCTGTTCTTTATGCTCTGGGTGTGGGAGCTGGATTTGATGATCTTGACTATTGTTATGAAAAGCATTTGAAAATAATTCCAAGTTTTTCAGCTGCCATGATAATTGATTTTTTCTTCCATGCAGCACTAAAAGCTGAAATAAATCTTGCAGGACTGCTTCACGGGGAACAAAAACTTATCTTTCATGCTCCCATACCTGCTGAGGGAAGATTAACGACCAAAGGCTGTATTTCCAATTATTATGATAAGGGAAAAGATAAAGGCGCTCTTGTAATTGCAGAAAGTGATACATTTCATTCTAATGGACAGAAACTTTTTACCAGTATAATGACCCTTTTTGCACGTCTGGATGGAGGGTTTGGAGGTGAAAACGCTCCAAAGCAGGAGGTAGTATTTCCTGATAAAGAACCTGATTTTATTTCACAGGCTTTTCCTTCTCCTGACCAGCCTTTATTATACAGGCTTTCAGGGGATTTATTTGATCTTCATGTGGATCCCGGGTTTGCAGAAAAAGCAGGATTTGAAATGCCTATTATGCACGGTCTCTGTACCCATGGTTATGCCTGCCGGGCATTGGTTAAAAACCTGATTCCAGGCCGGCCTGAAAAACTCAAACAAATGAGCTGCCGTTTTTCAAAACCTCTTTATCCAGGGATTCCCATAAAAACATTAATCTGGATAACAGCACCTGGAAAAGCTGTGTGGAGAACCATTAATTCACAAACTCAGGATATTGTTATAGACCAGGGGACTGCAGAGTATGAACCAGTTTAA
- a CDS encoding DUF1987 domain-containing protein codes for MNNLIIESTKYTPEINFDCEKDILEIKGKSYPENTSLFYEPVFSWLNEYLEEIGDRHVEVNLNLILINSSSAKVLMDFCDLLNEAAGSGKDITLNWFYEKDDEDGLEMGEEFMEDVESLKFNLVEQVI; via the coding sequence ATGAATAATCTGATTATTGAATCCACAAAATATACCCCTGAAATCAACTTTGACTGTGAAAAAGATATTCTTGAAATTAAAGGAAAATCATATCCTGAAAACACATCATTATTTTATGAGCCTGTTTTTTCATGGCTTAATGAATATCTTGAAGAAATCGGAGACCGGCATGTTGAAGTAAACCTGAACCTGATATTAATAAACAGCAGTTCAGCCAAAGTCCTCATGGATTTCTGCGATCTCCTGAATGAAGCAGCAGGAAGCGGAAAAGACATTACATTAAACTGGTTTTATGAAAAAGATGATGAAGACGGTCTTGAAATGGGAGAGGAATTTATGGAAGATGTTGAATCCTTAAAATTCAACCTGGTTGAGCAGGTTATTTGA